From Pseudomonas fluorescens, one genomic window encodes:
- a CDS encoding substrate-binding periplasmic protein, with product MDLRRWSGRSLCLGLALLPVVASAAGKCERLVVTGSPDAPPYLWQDPQDPTHLIGANADLLQQVAQELGLKVELRYAGKRSEALEEVRSGRMDMLADASLTTRQLEALDYIHPALTSNDYLVWTRNGSTLDYATAQDLIGHVGALSQQARLTQDFEAFAQSQLTLVSTPNLTQAFQKLVLGEVEFVLAGRYAGMAMTQTLGIAKDVEAYSPAVDKPGLYLAISHNSACNDPWLRGQLAKKMTELPASGLTEAVLQRNLERWKAHLKQPVSALKQ from the coding sequence ATGGATTTGCGTCGCTGGAGTGGCCGGTCGCTGTGCCTGGGCCTGGCACTGTTGCCGGTTGTGGCGAGCGCCGCCGGCAAGTGCGAGCGGCTGGTGGTCACCGGTAGCCCCGATGCGCCGCCGTACCTGTGGCAAGACCCGCAGGACCCGACGCACCTGATCGGTGCCAATGCCGATCTGCTGCAGCAAGTAGCCCAGGAGTTGGGGCTCAAGGTCGAATTGCGTTATGCCGGCAAGCGCTCCGAAGCGTTGGAGGAAGTGCGCAGCGGGCGCATGGACATGCTCGCTGACGCCTCGCTGACCACCCGCCAACTGGAGGCGTTGGACTACATTCACCCGGCGTTGACCAGCAACGACTATCTGGTCTGGACCCGCAATGGTTCGACCCTGGATTACGCGACGGCGCAGGACTTGATCGGGCATGTCGGTGCGCTGTCGCAGCAAGCGCGACTGACCCAGGATTTCGAGGCGTTCGCCCAGTCTCAACTGACCCTGGTGAGTACGCCAAACCTGACTCAGGCATTCCAGAAGCTGGTGCTGGGTGAGGTCGAGTTTGTCCTCGCCGGTCGTTACGCGGGCATGGCCATGACTCAGACCCTGGGCATTGCCAAGGACGTTGAAGCCTACTCGCCTGCAGTAGATAAACCTGGGCTGTACCTGGCCATTTCCCACAACTCGGCGTGCAACGATCCATGGTTGCGCGGACAGTTGGCCAAAAAGATGACAGAATTGCCCGCGTCCGGTCTGACGGAGGCCGTGCTGCAGCGCAATCTGGAGCGCTGGAAAGCACATTTGAAACAGCCCGTCAGCGCCTTAAAACAGTAG
- a CDS encoding DUF4398 domain-containing protein yields MTIRPLFAALAVVALAGCAADPAPNEQMRLTAQTLEQATAVGATADEVPELKLAEGKYTQAQADMADQSFKDARMQAEQAELDARLAEAKVLTLKSEEQLNVLNTRIARLRKQLGDAQ; encoded by the coding sequence GTGACTATTCGACCTCTTTTCGCTGCCTTGGCCGTTGTGGCTCTGGCAGGTTGTGCCGCCGATCCGGCGCCGAATGAGCAAATGCGCCTGACCGCCCAGACCCTGGAGCAGGCCACCGCCGTGGGTGCCACGGCCGATGAAGTGCCCGAGCTGAAACTGGCCGAGGGCAAATACACCCAGGCCCAGGCCGACATGGCCGACCAATCGTTCAAGGATGCCCGCATGCAGGCCGAACAGGCCGAGCTGGATGCGCGGCTGGCCGAAGCCAAGGTTTTGACCCTCAAGAGCGAGGAACAGCTGAACGTGCTCAACACCCGTATTGCCCGCCTGCGCAAGCAACTGGGGGACGCTCAATGA